The genomic window GCGACCCTCCAGCAGTGGACGATGCCCCCGGGTGAGACTGTGCTCACCGCGCGAATCGATGCCTGGGCACAGGTCGGCGACTACGGCGGTGAGCCGTTCCTGGAGTACATCGGCATCGGCGGGGAGTACCGGTCGAGTGCCACCACGGCGGTTCCGGCGGGACCGTCGGATCCGCCGGACGATGGAGAGGGGTTCGACGTGTCGATCACGCACACCCCCGACCCGCTGCGGTGGGGGCACCGGTTCGAACTCCGGGTCACGGTCACGAACCACGATGTGCCCCTTCCCGACGCCGATCCGTATGAAGACGAGCCGTTCCTGGTCCCGGTCCGGCTGGACTGGGACAGTGCCGCGTTCCGACTTCCGCTGGAGCCCGGGTACGTCGACGGCTGCGACTTCTGGGATGACTCGGAGTTGGACGAATCCGTGCTGCCCGGGACCGGCGGGTTCGACCGCTGCTACCTCGTCGGACTCGACGCACCCGGTTCGTCCGTGTCGTTCACCGTGCCGTTCCGGGTGTCCGGCCCCCGGCCGGCGACCAGCGACCTCGAGTTCACGGCGACCGTCGACCACTGGGCCTGGTACTGGGGTGACGGATACGACTTCGCCCCGGTGAACCCTGCGATCGCGACCCATGCGATCCCGGTCGCCTCGCCCTTCGAACTCCGGGTCGAGCAGTACGAGTTCCTCGACCTCGGCGCGGTCGGCGCGGTCACCCCCGTGCTCGCCCGGTACACGGTGTTCAGCAGCGAGGCGCAGTTGCGCGGCATCGACGACGCCGAACTCGTCGTCCGGCTCGGTTGGCCGGAGGGGATGACCCTCGGCGGTGCGCCGCCTGCGGGCTGCGTCGCCGTCGTTCCGCGAAGTCTGGACTGCACCATCGACGACGCGAACGAACTGGGAGCGAATCCCGAGGCGCCGAACGACGACGAGTGGCAGCTCCTCGTCGAGGAATGGGATCTGAACCTGACGCTTCCTGCGGCGCAGTCCCAGCGGGAACTCCTGAGCGCCTTCACGATCGACTTCGTGAGCGGCTGGACCTACACCGAGCCGATCATCACCATCGCGTCCGACCCGGCCTCGGCGCGGCCGCTCGGCGGATTCGGTCGCAGCGTGGCCGGACACGCACCCGCCGTGCTGCCGCTGGCGTCGCCGACACCGCCCGGCGGAGTCACCATGACGGCCGACTGGGCGGATTCCGCCAGCACGCCGTTCGCGATCCTCGACCGTGTGTTCCCGACCGAGACGATCGCGTCCGTGTCGAACGCGGTGCCCGGCGGCGACGACGTCGAAGTCACGTTCCGGGTGACGCATTCGCCCGAGGTGACGACCGTGCTGCCCGGCGTCGAGGTCGCCGTCGCACTCGATTGGCCGGACATCCTCGTGCCCACGGGCGACCCGGCCGAATGCGACGAGTTCGTCGCCCAGATCTGCACGATCACCGGCCTCGACGAACCGGGATCCTCGGTCGACATCAGTATGACGTTCGAGGTACCGGAGACCGCGTGGGGGTTCGGGCGGTTCGCGATCTCCGGCGATGGCGTGATGATCGTCGAGTCCAATTCCGACGGCGACATCGAGCACGACTATCCGCCGAGTTGGGTCGAGGACTCCGACGCCCCGATCACCGTGCTCGCGAACGTCTTCGAGACGCAGGTCACGCTGGACCGCGACCGCACGTGGCCCGACGGGAGCGACGTGCTCGTCACCGTCCGAGTGCAGTGGTCGAAGGCGCTGCCGCAGGACATCCCGCCGACGCGGGTGTTCGTCGGTCTCGAGTTCGACTGGCCGGATGCCGTCGCCGACCTGGTCGATCCGCCGGGAATCGTCGGGTGCGATCCGCTCGACGACGGGATCTGCTACCTGCAGGACTGGTTCGGACCCGGCGATGCCAGGGAGGTGACCTTCCGGCTCGATCCGGTCGCGGTCGGCGCGCTGGAGGTCGCCGCGATGCCCGCCGCCATCGGAGTCGGAGTGCCCAACGATGCCTCCGAGCTCCCGATCGAGTGGCTCGGCGGCGATGAGGCATCCGCCACGGTCGTCGACGCGCAATTCGATGTCGACCTGGTGCTCGATCGCAACCCGATCTACCACGGCGGCCTGCCGATGCGCGCGAAGGCGACGCTGACGCGGGGTCCCGCCACCGACGGCGGTGCCGGGTACGACCCGACGCTGCCGAACACCGAGGTGGAGTTCGCCTTCACCTGGCCGACGACGAGCCCGCCGGGTCAGCCGACGACGCACCTCACGCTCAGCGGCGCCGAGAACTGCCCCGGCTTCGCCGTCGACACCTGCGTGAAGACCGGGTTCGACGCGGTCGGTGCGACCACCGACACGACGCTGGTGTTCACGCCGCCGCCGGCGGGAGCGGCGCACGACCCGCATCCCGGGCAGGTCTCCGTCGCCGTCGAGCGCGCATCGTTCGACGTGACGCGGTACACGCTGCCGCCGCTGCCCGTGGGACCGGACCCCGAGGAGTGCGGATCGAACCCGGCCTGCTGCGAATGGGGCACGCTCGAGTGCCCGGTCGACCCGTTGCCCGAGCCGGCGTCGAGCATCGAACGGGCGGATGCGCCCACCGGGTGGCTCGGCGACGACACCGAGCCGTACAACCTGCTGCAACCCGTCGCCTGGTTCACGCCGGCGGTCGCCAACCCCGGCGACGTGGTCACGATGTTCGGGCGGTACTTCCCGCCGGGCGAGACGTTGAACGCCGAATGGGAACTGCGCCATGCGCAGGCGACGGTCACCGCCTTCCCGGGGCCGGTCGTCGGCGGCGCGCTGGGCTCCGAGTTCCGGCGCGACGTCGTCGTCTTCCGCCGTGCGCTGCAGGGTCCGCGCTGGGTCCAGATCTCGAGCGCCGCCGGCACGTTCGGCACGTTCGAGTCCGCTCCGATCCTGATCTCGCCGCGAAACTCGACCGGCCCGGACCTCGTGGGGAGGGGCGGATGATCGGCGAGATCGACGATGCCATGAAGCGGCTGGTTCGCGAGGCACCCGGCATCGGCAAGGACATCGAGGTCGTGCTCGACGCGCCGACGAAGGACTGGGCGGCCAGACGCAACGCGCCGACCGTCGACCTGTTCCTCTACGACATCCGCGAGGACGTGAAGCGGCGCGAGACGGGATTCCTCGAGGAGCGCAACGAGCAGGGCATCGTCATCGCACGCACCCCGGCGCCGCGCTACTTCAAGCTCTCGTACCTCGTGACCGCGTGGACGCAGCGCCCTGACGACGAGCACCGGCTGCTCGATGCGCTGATGCGCTGCTTCCTCAAGTACGACGCCGTGCCCGAGCCGCTCGTGGTCGACACGCTCGCCGAGACCGGCCTGCCCGCGTGGCTCTCGATCGCGCTGCCGCCGCCCGAGGACCGGGCGTTCGCCGACGTCTGGTCGTCGCTCGGCGGCGAGCTGAAGCCCTCGCTCGACGTCGTCATCACGGCGCCGATCACCACCGGCGTGGTCTACCAGGTCGGCCCGCCGGTCAAGGAGGGCGTGCGCGGCGAGTTCAGCGGGATGGGAACCGGCACCGGCTTCGGCGGCGACGAACAGCGCACCGGCCGCCGGCCCGCGACCGCGGCGACCACCCCGCCCGGCGCGAAGGGCGAATGATGATCGGCGACCCGAACCTCACGCACCTGCTCGGGCGGCTCGGGGTCATCGAGGATCGCATCCGCCGGCTCGTGGCAGCGCGGCACGCGGTCGACCCGCAGCCCGACGACCCGTTCCGCGGCCTGTACCTCAGCGATGAGCTGATCGACCGGCTGCTCGGCCAGGCGCGCGGAGTGCCGGACTGGTCGGATGCGTCGTCGCGTCTGGCCGAGTGCGAGCAGGGCGCCGATCTCGCCGAGGCCGCCGGTCACCGGCTCCGGCTGCGCGAGGTCGCCGAGACGTTCGGCCTGAACGACCTCGACGTGGACCTCCTCGTCGTCGGGCTCGCCGCGGACCTCGACCCCAGGTTCGAACGGTTCTTCGGCTACCTGAACGACGACGTGAGTCGCCGGCGACCGTCGGCGGCGCTCGCGATGGAGCTCTGCGGCGTCGGCCTGACGTCGGCCGGCGATCGGGCGCGACTCGTCGGCGGCCCGCTGATCACCGGCTCCCTGATGACGCTCGACGACGCCGACCGACCGTTGCCGACCCGAGCGCTGCGGGTGCCCGACCGCGTCGTCGGCCACCTGCTCGGCGACGACGGCGGTGACCGCGCACTCGACGGCGTGCTGCAGGACTCGGCCCCGATCGACTGGGGCGACGGCGGCGAGGTCGCCCGGGCGCTCGCCGCGGGGATCCGCTCGGTCTACGTTCGCGAGCATGCGACGAGTTCCGGACGCGCGATCGCGGCCGACGCGCTCCGATCGGTCGGCCTCGACCCGATCGAGCTCGACCTGGCGAAGATCGGCAGTGACGAGGACGGGGTGCAGATCGCGCGGCTGGTCGTGCGCGAGGCACGCCTTCGCCGCGCCGGGCTGATCGCAGGACCGGTCGCGCCCGAACTGCCCGCCGAGGTGCTCGATGCGCTGGATGCCTCGCCGCAGCCGACCGTGCTCGTCGGCGACGCCGTGTGGGACCCGTCGCGGGCGCGCACGCATCCGGCCGTCGTCGAGGCACGGGCGAGCACGACGCTCGAACGAGTCGAGCTGTGGCGTCGCGAACTCGGGCGGGCGGGGTCCCGGCTCGACGTGGCGTCCGCCACCGGCCAGTTCCGGCTGCGCCCGGAGCAGGTGCGTCGCGCCGCGCGGACGGCCCGCACCCAGGCGGCCCTCTCGCACGACGGCGGCATCACGATCGCCGACCTCACCGCGGGCGCCCGCGCCGAGAACGGGTCGGCGCTCGACCGGCTGGCCCGACGCGTCGAGCCCGCGGTCGGCTGGGACGACCTCGTGCTCCCCGCCGCAACCCTCTCGGCCCTCCGCGAGATCGAACTGCGCGCGCGGCACCGCGAGCAGGTGCTCGGCGACTGGGGCATGCGCCCGGGCGGTGGACGCGGGCACGGCGTCGTCGGGCTGTTCGCCGGCGATTCGGGCACCGGCAAGACCATGTCGGCCGAGGTCGTCGCCCGCGAACTCGGCCTCGACCTCTACGTCGTCGACCTCTCGACCGTCGTCGACAAGTACATCGGCGAGACCGAGAAGAACCTCGACCGCATCTTCACCGCGGCGGCCGGCACCAACGCCGTGCTGCTCTTCGACGAGGCCGACGCCGTGTTCGGCAAGCGCAGCGAGGTCAAGGACGCCCACGACCGCTACGCCAACGTGGAGAGCGCCTACCTGCTCCAGCGCATGGAGACCTTCGACGGCCTCGCGGTGCTCGCCACCAACCTGCGCGCCAACATCGACGAGGCGTTCACGAGGCGGCTCGACGTGATCGTCGACTTCCCGATGCCGGATGCCTCGCAGCGCGCGGCGCTCTGGGATCGGTGCCTCGGCGCCCAGGTCGCGCGCGCGACCGACATCGACTTCGAGTTCCTCGGGGAGTCGTTCGAGCTCGCTGGCGGGGCGATCCGCTCCGCCGCGGTCACGGCGGCGTACCTCGCAGCCGCCGACGGCGGGCAGGTCGGCATGCGGCACCTCGTGCTCGCCGTGGAGCGCGAGTACCGCAAGCTCGGGCGCCTCGTCGTCGAGCGCGAGTTCGGCCGCTACTGGTCGGTGGTGTCGGTGGGGTGAGCGCCGTCGGGCACGTCCGCGCCGGCCGGGGGGTCGGCGAGCCAGCGCGGCGCGCCCGAGCGCCGTCGGCCATGCGGTCACGGACCGGTGCCGGGCCGTCGGGGCCCGTCCAGCGGATCCTGGCACTGCAGCGTTCCGCAGGGAACCGAGCGGTCGCCGCGGCGATCGTGCAGCGGATCCCGCCGCCTGCGGTGCCGTTCACCGACCCGGCGCGCATCCGCACCCTCACGCTCGGCGCACTCGACGACTACGCGAGGGATCGTCCGGACTGGATGACCGACGGCAGGCTGCCCGCGGGTACCGACCGTTCGCTGATCGACCTGCTGCGCTGGGCGCGCGTCGGCTCGCCGGCCCCACTCGACGCCGCTCGCCCGTTCGTCGTGTCGGACCTGCTGTCGCAGACGGCGGCGGAACGGGCGGAACTGGGCGTCTACGCGCGTGCGAAGCAGCGGGAGGACTCGGCGGTCCCGCCGGACGGGATCACCTCCCTTCCCGAGGCGGTCGAGCTCGGCAGGACCGTGCAG from Agromyces sp. LHK192 includes these protein-coding regions:
- a CDS encoding DUF4255 domain-containing protein, whose translation is MIGEIDDAMKRLVREAPGIGKDIEVVLDAPTKDWAARRNAPTVDLFLYDIREDVKRRETGFLEERNEQGIVIARTPAPRYFKLSYLVTAWTQRPDDEHRLLDALMRCFLKYDAVPEPLVVDTLAETGLPAWLSIALPPPEDRAFADVWSSLGGELKPSLDVVITAPITTGVVYQVGPPVKEGVRGEFSGMGTGTGFGGDEQRTGRRPATAATTPPGAKGE
- a CDS encoding ATP-binding protein, which produces MIGDPNLTHLLGRLGVIEDRIRRLVAARHAVDPQPDDPFRGLYLSDELIDRLLGQARGVPDWSDASSRLAECEQGADLAEAAGHRLRLREVAETFGLNDLDVDLLVVGLAADLDPRFERFFGYLNDDVSRRRPSAALAMELCGVGLTSAGDRARLVGGPLITGSLMTLDDADRPLPTRALRVPDRVVGHLLGDDGGDRALDGVLQDSAPIDWGDGGEVARALAAGIRSVYVREHATSSGRAIAADALRSVGLDPIELDLAKIGSDEDGVQIARLVVREARLRRAGLIAGPVAPELPAEVLDALDASPQPTVLVGDAVWDPSRARTHPAVVEARASTTLERVELWRRELGRAGSRLDVASATGQFRLRPEQVRRAARTARTQAALSHDGGITIADLTAGARAENGSALDRLARRVEPAVGWDDLVLPAATLSALREIELRARHREQVLGDWGMRPGGGRGHGVVGLFAGDSGTGKTMSAEVVARELGLDLYVVDLSTVVDKYIGETEKNLDRIFTAAAGTNAVLLFDEADAVFGKRSEVKDAHDRYANVESAYLLQRMETFDGLAVLATNLRANIDEAFTRRLDVIVDFPMPDASQRAALWDRCLGAQVARATDIDFEFLGESFELAGGAIRSAAVTAAYLAAADGGQVGMRHLVLAVEREYRKLGRLVVEREFGRYWSVVSVG